TTTCGGGGATTTGCCGCAGCCAAAGTGACGATTGTGGAGTTCTCGAATTTTCAATGCCCCTACTGCCTGAGTTCTTGGATGAAGATGAAGGAATTTTTAGAAAAATATCCTCGGGGGATCAAATATGTTTTCAAACATTATCCGTTCCAGTCACAGAAGCAATCTTTCGATTTTTCCGTAATGGTTGCCGCGGTTCAAGAGGTTAGCAACGAGGCCTTCTGGCTCATCCATGACTTCATGTTTTCCAACGAAGGACAAACGTTGGCCAAAGGCGATAAGGCGGCAGCGAAGCAAAAGATCGAGGAAATGTTAAAAGAAAAAGGGTACGACGTAAAGGCTTTTCAGGATGCTCTGGAGACAGGGAAGGGTCAAAGGAGGGTGGAAGAAGATATGGCTGTCGGGAGCAAGATTAAAGTTAAAGGAACCCCGACAACGATCCTCAACGGTAGTTACATCGTAGGCCCTCTTGCGGATAAAGTTTTAGAAGGATTTATTGGGAAGTAATACATAAAGAATAAGTAAATTAATAAGGAGTTTTGATTTTAGATTAATTTCAGATGTTCCCATTTTCATCAATTTTTAATATCCAGAAGTCTGCGTAACCCGCTCCGGAGGAAGAAGTCTCCCCAGCTACGATATATCCACCGTCCAAGGTCTGCCTGATGCAATTAGCTGTACTACTACCAGTACCCCCATAAGTCTTTTGCCAATCGATATCACCATTTAATTTAAGTTTCAGGATCCAGATATCGCCGAGTGGATTACCCAAGGAGGAGCTTTGACCAGCGACGATGTATCCACCGTCCGGTGAGGTTTGCTGGATGCTATAGGCAACATCATCATTAGCTCCGCCGAAGGTTTTTTGCCAATCGATATCCCCATTTGGTTTAAGCTTTATTATCCAAAAATCTGCGAATCCAGCACCAGATGAGGAAGTCCCCCCGGCTACAATATATCCACCATCCGTGGTCTGTTGGACCGAGTGGGCCACATCTTCGTTAACCCCTCC
This Deltaproteobacteria bacterium DNA region includes the following protein-coding sequences:
- a CDS encoding thioredoxin domain-containing protein, whose protein sequence is FRGFAAAKVTIVEFSNFQCPYCLSSWMKMKEFLEKYPRGIKYVFKHYPFQSQKQSFDFSVMVAAVQEVSNEAFWLIHDFMFSNEGQTLAKGDKAAAKQKIEEMLKEKGYDVKAFQDALETGKGQRRVEEDMAVGSKIKVKGTPTTILNGSYIVGPLADKVLEGFIGK